The DNA region ttatatatataatttcttgtGGATTCAGTAAGATTGCATTAATTATTTCTCATAATTTTAaagatacttttttaaaagtttcaaagaaACTTCCAGATACTTATAAAAAATTTGTTAAATCTGTTCTGTTGCAaagtaaagaatttaaaaaatgagtaggaagaggagatgaaattaaaaagattaagCCTGTGATTCTGACAGctacatgaaaaggttagaaacAGAGGTGCAAAAACGCCTGAAAAAGTATCACTGATGATGGAGGACAAGCACTTGACCCCCAAATACATCTGTATATTCCCACTTcttagagatggagaaagaaaaaacataggtAATCAAATATTGTTACAGAAAAATGTTTCAGCTGAGTTAGCtgggtctttcatatattttctaaTCTATGCACGGTGAAGacttttaaacttaaaaataatttccaggttcatttcctggtgcctacctGTGCAAGaacataataataatgattatctattttttcccagATCTAATGTAGTTCAGAAGGAATTTAGCCATGAAGAACCATACACTGGTGACAACATTCATTCTACTTGGATTGACAGATGACCCCAATTGGCaaattgtaattttcctttttctatttctaacatatttattgagtatcacTGGAAATCTGACAATCATCCTGCTCACCCTGGTGGATTCCCACCTCAAAacacccatgtatttcttccttcagaATTTCTCCTTATTAGAAATCTCACTGACATCTACCTGCATCCCTAGATTCCTGGTCAGCATTGTGACTATGGATAAAACAATTTCCTATGATGCTTGTGTAACgcaattgttttttttcatcttcttggGTGCATCAGAGTTTTTCCTGTTGGCTGCCatgtcctatgaccgctatgtggccatctgccaaCCCCTTCATTATGCCACCATTATGAGCAGCAGAGTCTGCACCCAGCTGGTCCTCAGCTCTTGGTTGAGTGGGTTGTTAACCATCTCTCCTGGCCTTATCATGGGCCTGGAGTTGGAATTCTGTGATGCCAATTTTATTGACCACTTTATCTGTGACTATTCTCCTGTCCTGCAGCTCTCCTGCACAGATACACATGTGATAGaactgttaagttttattttagccattgtcACACTCCTGCTTACATTGGCCCTGGTGGTACTTTCTTATGCAAATATCATAAGAACAATTCTGAAGATCCCTTCTGCCCAGCAGAGGAAAAAGGCATTTTCTACCTGTTCCTCCCATGTGattgtcatttctctctcttatGGCAGctgtatttttatgtatattaagCCTTCTGCAGAGGAAAGGGTATCTTTAAACAAGGTGGTAGCACTACTCAGCACTTCAGTTGCACCTGTGTTAAATCCGTTTATATATACTCTAAGAAATAAACAAGTGAAACAAGCcctgaaaaatataattaaaaaaatcacatctcTATTACCTTAAAATGAtagttttggcttttataaagcatACCACTAAAGCTTATTGAAAAGTGCCACATATATCAACTACCGTTTtagtatattcatttattttagttttacattATGAGAATTATTAAAGTCAATCAGAAGAAGTCTTTTAGTCTTattttctatattaatattcctttattcattgctcaaatcatttaattctttgaatttaattctttgattttgtcCAATCTCAATATATTCAGCTGAGAATTCATTTTGGAAATCTGATAACTTCATGTTTTTT from Tamandua tetradactyla isolate mTamTet1 chromosome 7, mTamTet1.pri, whole genome shotgun sequence includes:
- the LOC143690092 gene encoding olfactory receptor 6C74-like encodes the protein MKNHTLVTTFILLGLTDDPNWQIVIFLFLFLTYLLSITGNLTIILLTLVDSHLKTPMYFFLQNFSLLEISLTSTCIPRFLVSIVTMDKTISYDACVTQLFFFIFLGASEFFLLAAMSYDRYVAICQPLHYATIMSSRVCTQLVLSSWLSGLLTISPGLIMGLELEFCDANFIDHFICDYSPVLQLSCTDTHVIELLSFILAIVTLLLTLALVVLSYANIIRTILKIPSAQQRKKAFSTCSSHVIVISLSYGSCIFMYIKPSAEERVSLNKVVALLSTSVAPVLNPFIYTLRNKQVKQALKNIIKKITSLLP